A stretch of Paenibacillus peoriae DNA encodes these proteins:
- the infB gene encoding translation initiation factor IF-2: MSKQENKDKVRVYEYAKSLNMSSKEIITILKRLDIPVNNHMSVMEHDAVGKVESFFKNIKSNAAAKQGEAGTVQVSSNQAGSSQNSNHSTEQTKNQQEKQVSMNRTNNNQNSNRSSAPKAQSSQQGGQNRSQQSTSRPTGQQSTQNRSNGQQQGGQQRPGGNTGSRPQGSQSTNSRPQGSSQGGTAVRTSSSTGSNNANRSGGNRTGSNSNNGGNRSGQGRFDDNRQGGGRGGNGGRGGNNRGGSNRGGKFNNRGKGQQQERREKIDNTPKKIIVRGEMTVGETAKLLHKDASEVIKKLIMLGTMATINQELDMDTILLLAGDFGVEVEVKIPVEEDRFETVEENDDPADLKTRPPVVTIMGHVDHGKTTLLDAIRSTNVTGGEAGGITQHIGAYQVEINSKKITFLDTPGHEAFTAMRARGAQVTDMTIIVVAADDGVMPQTVEAINHAKAAGLPIIVAVNKIDKPDANPDKVKQELTEYELVPEEWGGDTIFVNVSAKQRMGLEDLLEMILLVAEVNEYKANPNKRARGTIIEAELDKGRGSVARILVQNGTLKVGDAFVAGNCFGRVRAMVNDKGRRLKEAGPSTPVEITGLTEVPLAGDPFMVFEDERKARAIADRRAITQRQSDLGSNTRVTLDDLFQHIKDGEMKDLNVIIKGDVQGSVEALKGSLNKIEVEGVRVKILHSGAGAITESDIILAAASNAIVIGFNVRPDNQAKSTAEAEKVDIRLHRVIYNVIEEIEQAMKGMLDPEYKENVIGHAEVRNVFKVTKVGTIAGCMVTSGKITRSAEARLIRDGIVIFEGKIDSLKRFKDDAKEVAQGYECGITLDGYNDVKELDIIEAFVMETVER; encoded by the coding sequence TTGAGTAAACAAGAAAACAAAGACAAAGTGCGGGTATACGAATACGCCAAATCGTTGAACATGAGCAGCAAAGAAATTATCACCATTCTTAAACGGCTGGATATTCCCGTGAACAACCATATGAGCGTCATGGAACATGATGCCGTAGGTAAAGTGGAAAGTTTTTTTAAGAATATTAAATCCAATGCTGCGGCCAAGCAAGGCGAAGCAGGTACGGTGCAAGTAAGCTCGAATCAGGCCGGTTCAAGCCAGAATAGTAATCATTCAACTGAGCAAACCAAAAATCAACAGGAAAAGCAGGTAAGTATGAATAGGACAAACAACAACCAAAACAGTAACCGAAGCAGCGCTCCAAAAGCGCAAAGCAGTCAGCAGGGCGGTCAAAACCGCAGTCAACAAAGTACTAGCAGACCCACTGGTCAGCAAAGTACACAAAACCGCAGTAATGGTCAACAACAGGGAGGACAACAGCGTCCCGGCGGTAACACAGGTTCGCGTCCTCAAGGTAGCCAAAGCACTAACTCACGCCCTCAGGGAAGTAGTCAGGGTGGTACGGCTGTAAGAACATCATCCTCCACAGGTAGCAACAATGCGAACCGTAGTGGTGGCAACCGTACAGGCAGTAACTCCAACAACGGTGGTAACCGTTCCGGTCAAGGACGTTTTGACGATAACCGTCAAGGCGGCGGACGCGGTGGTAACGGTGGTCGTGGAGGCAATAATCGCGGTGGTAGCAATCGTGGCGGGAAATTTAACAATCGTGGTAAAGGTCAACAACAGGAACGTCGCGAGAAAATCGACAACACGCCAAAGAAAATTATTGTTCGTGGTGAGATGACCGTAGGCGAAACTGCCAAGCTTCTTCACAAGGATGCGTCAGAAGTCATCAAAAAGCTGATTATGCTCGGAACGATGGCGACCATTAACCAGGAACTGGATATGGATACTATCCTCTTGCTTGCCGGAGACTTTGGTGTCGAGGTAGAAGTGAAAATTCCGGTCGAAGAAGATCGTTTTGAAACGGTGGAAGAAAATGATGATCCTGCGGATCTGAAAACACGTCCACCCGTTGTAACGATTATGGGTCACGTCGATCATGGTAAAACAACTTTGCTGGATGCCATTCGCTCGACTAATGTAACTGGTGGCGAAGCTGGCGGTATTACACAGCATATTGGTGCATACCAAGTTGAAATTAACAGCAAAAAAATCACTTTCCTGGATACACCGGGTCACGAAGCCTTTACTGCTATGCGTGCACGTGGTGCTCAAGTGACAGATATGACGATTATCGTGGTTGCAGCTGACGACGGTGTTATGCCTCAGACGGTCGAAGCTATTAACCATGCGAAGGCGGCAGGTCTGCCAATTATCGTAGCTGTAAACAAGATCGACAAACCAGATGCCAACCCGGATAAAGTGAAGCAAGAACTCACTGAATATGAATTGGTACCTGAAGAGTGGGGCGGCGATACGATTTTCGTCAACGTTTCCGCGAAACAAAGAATGGGTCTGGAAGACCTGCTCGAAATGATTCTGCTCGTAGCTGAAGTGAATGAGTACAAAGCGAATCCGAACAAACGGGCACGTGGTACCATCATCGAGGCAGAACTGGATAAAGGCCGCGGTTCTGTGGCTCGTATCCTCGTTCAGAATGGTACACTGAAAGTTGGCGATGCTTTCGTAGCGGGTAACTGCTTCGGACGTGTGCGTGCCATGGTCAACGATAAAGGTCGTCGTCTTAAGGAAGCAGGTCCTTCCACTCCAGTTGAAATTACTGGTTTGACAGAAGTTCCACTTGCTGGCGATCCATTCATGGTGTTTGAGGATGAGCGGAAAGCACGCGCTATTGCTGACAGACGTGCGATCACACAACGCCAATCTGATCTGGGCAGTAATACACGCGTAACACTGGATGACCTGTTCCAACACATCAAGGATGGCGAAATGAAGGATCTGAACGTCATTATTAAAGGTGACGTGCAAGGTTCTGTCGAAGCGTTGAAAGGTTCCTTGAATAAGATTGAAGTCGAAGGTGTGCGCGTTAAAATTCTTCACAGTGGTGCAGGAGCAATCACCGAATCCGATATTATTTTGGCCGCAGCTTCCAATGCTATTGTCATTGGTTTTAATGTTCGTCCGGATAACCAGGCGAAATCTACAGCGGAAGCTGAAAAAGTGGACATTCGTCTACACCGTGTCATTTACAATGTCATTGAAGAAATAGAGCAAGCCATGAAGGGCATGCTGGATCCTGAATATAAAGAAAATGTGATTGGGCATGCTGAAGTACGTAACGTGTTCAAAGTTACCAAAGTCGGTACGATCGCTGGTTGTATGGTGACATCCGGTAAAATTACCCGTTCAGCAGAAGCACGCCTGATTCGTGATGGCATCGTCATTTTTGAAGGTAAAATCGACTCACTGAAACGCTTTAAGGACGACGCAAAAGAAGTTGCCCAAGGTTACGAATGCGGTATTACCCTTGATGGCTATAATGATGTTAAGGAACTCGACATTATTGAAGCGTTCGTCATGGAAACAGTGGAGCGCTAA
- the nusA gene encoding transcription termination factor NusA — MSMDFIEAMNELEREKGISKDVLFEAIEAALISSYKRNFNTAQNVRVDMNRNSGVIKVYARKLIVEEVLDPRTEISLPAAREINPHFQLEDIAEIEVTPRDFGRIAAQTAKQVVTQRIREAERGLIYNKFVDKEEDIVTGTVQRQDPRNIYIDLGKVEAVLPLGELMPNEKFSHLDRIKAYITKVENTTKGPQIMLSRSHPGLLKRLFELEVPEIFDGVVEIRSVAREAGFRSKIAVHSRNAEVDPVGSCVGPRGTRVQTIVNELRGEKIDIVRYSDNVDEYVANALSPSKVLEVQVFEEEKMARVIVPDYQLSLAIGIKGQNARLAAKLTGWKIDIKSETQAEEELGRPRTSTDEMHQDSVSVD, encoded by the coding sequence ATGAGTATGGATTTTATTGAAGCAATGAACGAGTTGGAAAGAGAAAAGGGGATCAGCAAGGATGTGCTGTTTGAGGCCATTGAAGCAGCCTTGATTTCTAGTTACAAACGGAATTTCAACACCGCACAAAACGTGCGTGTTGATATGAACCGCAACTCGGGAGTCATTAAGGTATATGCCCGCAAGCTGATCGTTGAGGAGGTATTGGATCCTCGCACCGAGATTTCGTTGCCTGCGGCTCGTGAGATTAACCCGCATTTTCAGTTGGAAGATATCGCTGAAATTGAAGTTACACCACGTGATTTTGGACGGATTGCTGCACAAACTGCGAAGCAGGTCGTGACCCAGCGTATCCGCGAAGCGGAACGGGGACTGATCTACAACAAGTTTGTGGACAAGGAAGAAGATATTGTAACAGGAACTGTACAGCGCCAAGACCCACGTAACATTTATATTGATCTTGGTAAGGTGGAAGCGGTTCTCCCGTTAGGCGAATTGATGCCTAATGAGAAATTTAGCCATCTGGATCGAATTAAGGCTTATATTACCAAAGTAGAAAACACAACCAAAGGACCGCAAATTATGCTGTCCCGATCACATCCGGGTCTGCTTAAGCGTTTGTTCGAACTCGAAGTGCCTGAAATTTTTGATGGTGTTGTAGAGATTCGTTCCGTAGCGCGTGAAGCAGGCTTCCGTTCTAAAATCGCGGTTCATTCCCGTAACGCCGAGGTGGATCCGGTCGGCTCTTGTGTGGGTCCTAGAGGAACACGTGTACAGACTATTGTGAACGAGCTGCGTGGCGAAAAAATCGACATTGTACGTTATTCCGATAATGTTGATGAATACGTGGCTAATGCGCTGAGTCCATCCAAGGTGCTCGAAGTGCAGGTGTTTGAAGAAGAGAAAATGGCGCGTGTTATTGTGCCTGATTATCAGCTTTCTCTTGCTATTGGTATCAAAGGACAAAATGCTCGCCTTGCTGCTAAGCTTACGGGTTGGAAAATTGATATTAAGAGTGAAACACAGGCGGAGGAAGAACTCGGCAGACCGAGAACATCCACCGATGAAATGCATCAGGATTCCGTTTCTGTAGATTAA
- the rimP gene encoding ribosome maturation factor RimP, with translation MSTPKIKSVVEEMAQPYLEEHGFELVDVEYVKEGSNWFLRVFVDKDGGIDLDDCSMISEYLGQKLDENDPVSTAYFLEVSSPGAERPLKKAEDVTKAVGKNVFVTTYEPINGLKEFEGRLLSFEDGELTVQSGQKKHAIPYDKVAGARLAIIF, from the coding sequence TTGAGCACACCAAAGATCAAATCAGTAGTAGAAGAAATGGCCCAACCTTACCTCGAAGAGCATGGTTTTGAACTGGTCGATGTCGAGTATGTCAAAGAGGGCAGTAATTGGTTTCTTCGCGTTTTTGTAGACAAAGACGGAGGAATTGATCTGGACGACTGCAGTATGATCAGTGAATATTTGGGTCAAAAGTTGGATGAAAATGACCCTGTTTCTACAGCATATTTTCTGGAAGTGTCTTCACCAGGCGCCGAAAGACCGCTAAAAAAAGCGGAGGACGTTACTAAAGCGGTAGGCAAAAACGTATTCGTTACTACATACGAGCCGATCAACGGCCTGAAGGAATTTGAAGGTCGTTTGCTTTCTTTTGAAGATGGGGAACTCACCGTTCAAAGCGGACAAAAGAAGCATGCTATACCTTATGACAAGGTAGCTGGTGCAAGGCTCGCGATCATATTTTAA
- a CDS encoding L7Ae/L30e/S12e/Gadd45 family ribosomal protein, with product MNKALSGLGLAMRAGKLLTGDEIVYKAIRSSEAKLVILAKDASMNTQKKFRDKCGTYKIPLMIGFDRESLGSSIGKPERVVLAVTDQGFAKLIKKHTGIMSEVEYIE from the coding sequence ATGAATAAGGCGCTGTCTGGATTGGGTCTTGCCATGAGAGCTGGCAAGCTGCTAACAGGTGATGAGATCGTTTATAAAGCGATCAGGTCTTCAGAAGCCAAGCTGGTCATTCTTGCGAAAGATGCTTCAATGAATACTCAAAAGAAATTCCGCGACAAATGCGGGACGTACAAAATCCCCTTAATGATAGGATTTGACCGGGAAAGCTTGGGAAGCAGTATCGGCAAGCCTGAACGGGTTGTGCTGGCTGTGACGGATCAAGGATTCGCGAAATTGATCAAGAAACATACGGGGATAATGTCGGAGGTGGAGTATATTGAGTAA
- the rbfA gene encoding 30S ribosome-binding factor RbfA: MAKIRTGRVGEQIKKELSRLIQTELKDPRIGFITVTGVDLTNDLSQAKIYLSVLGDEEQKNSSLKALDKANGYLRSELGKRIRLRHIPELIFKIDESIAYGSRIEKLLSDIDKDEK; the protein is encoded by the coding sequence ATGGCTAAAATACGTACAGGTCGGGTTGGCGAGCAGATCAAGAAGGAGCTAAGCCGACTCATCCAAACTGAATTAAAAGACCCCCGCATCGGTTTTATCACGGTAACGGGTGTCGATCTTACAAATGATTTGTCCCAAGCGAAAATATACTTGAGCGTGCTCGGGGATGAAGAACAAAAAAATTCTTCCCTGAAAGCATTGGACAAAGCGAACGGTTATCTTCGTTCTGAACTCGGCAAACGGATACGGCTGCGCCATATTCCTGAGTTGATTTTCAAAATTGACGAATCTATTGCTTACGGCAGTCGAATTGAAAAACTGCTGAGTGATATCGACAAGGATGAAAAATAA
- a CDS encoding DHH family phosphoesterase, with protein MHTYEQALQQAKEFILEHDDYLIVSHVQPDGDAVSSTVTVGWLLSCLGKKFTMLNEGPIPKRMDFLWHADEIMDMSQQPPERKYNRIICVDCADYRRVGLTEQFFTEDAIILNIDHHPTNDAYGTVNVIKSDAAATAEILFDLLEEFAVTWDVEVATAVYTGLLTDTGGFRYSNTSPKVMSTVSQLLTYGVDGPSLSEKLLEEMTFPQMKVLTKALQTLTMSEDGKVAWVVVSPDDMTECGAVNEDLEGIVNYPRNIRGVEVGIFFKVINDQAVKASLRSAGNVDVAALAQSFGGGGHVRAAGCRLEGKLEDIIKTVVGRVKSEL; from the coding sequence ATGCATACCTATGAACAGGCGCTTCAACAAGCGAAGGAATTTATTCTGGAGCATGATGATTACCTGATCGTATCGCATGTACAGCCGGACGGAGACGCAGTCAGCTCCACCGTAACGGTGGGCTGGCTTCTCTCATGTCTGGGGAAGAAATTTACCATGCTGAATGAGGGACCTATTCCCAAGCGCATGGATTTTTTATGGCATGCCGATGAGATTATGGATATGAGCCAGCAACCGCCAGAACGGAAATACAATCGGATCATTTGTGTAGATTGTGCGGATTACCGTCGTGTTGGTTTGACAGAGCAGTTTTTTACGGAAGATGCCATTATCCTGAATATTGATCATCATCCAACAAATGATGCTTATGGTACAGTTAATGTGATTAAGTCGGATGCTGCGGCAACAGCGGAAATTCTTTTTGATCTACTGGAAGAGTTTGCAGTAACCTGGGACGTCGAAGTAGCAACGGCTGTATATACAGGGTTGCTGACGGATACAGGAGGTTTCCGCTACTCCAACACTTCACCGAAAGTAATGTCTACGGTGTCACAGCTACTTACTTACGGTGTAGATGGTCCCTCTTTATCCGAGAAATTGCTCGAAGAGATGACCTTTCCACAAATGAAGGTGCTGACAAAAGCATTGCAAACGCTCACGATGTCGGAGGATGGAAAAGTCGCTTGGGTCGTTGTATCACCTGACGATATGACAGAATGTGGCGCTGTAAATGAGGACTTGGAAGGCATCGTGAATTACCCAAGAAATATTCGTGGTGTTGAGGTAGGCATTTTCTTTAAGGTTATTAATGATCAAGCGGTCAAGGCCAGCTTGAGATCGGCAGGGAATGTAGATGTAGCCGCGCTGGCTCAATCATTTGGAGGCGGTGGACATGTGCGTGCGGCTGGCTGTCGGCTAGAGGGTAAACTGGAAGATATCATTAAGACAGTTGTAGGGCGGGTGAAGTCTGAGCTATGA
- the rnpM gene encoding RNase P modulator RnpM has protein sequence MKQRKIPLRKCVACHEMMPKKQLIRVVKTPEDEVLIDLTGKKSGRGAYLCGKAACFKLAQKSKALDRALKHSVHPDIYEQLSRDFAAVEEEFLAAQGSVQDE, from the coding sequence ATGAAACAGAGAAAGATACCTTTGCGCAAATGTGTGGCCTGTCATGAAATGATGCCAAAGAAGCAGTTGATCCGTGTCGTCAAAACCCCTGAAGACGAAGTGTTGATTGACTTGACTGGCAAAAAGTCGGGACGCGGCGCTTACTTGTGCGGCAAAGCCGCCTGCTTCAAGCTGGCTCAAAAGAGCAAGGCACTGGATCGAGCATTGAAGCACTCGGTTCATCCTGATATTTATGAGCAGCTAAGTCGTGATTTTGCTGCCGTCGAGGAAGAATTCCTGGCGGCACAAGGCAGCGTGCAGGATGAATAA
- a CDS encoding PolC-type DNA polymerase III translates to MGGAEEKRKRLELLMKQVGMPAGVVEPYFLDGWIDQVEISRTNKDWNITIAKETLVPAQVYRTFCIQVQEKMSHIAKITFRFQYSEQIQPGDIISEYWKLFLEWVHREIPSVNGWMNRAVHEWDDGLLLLTMSDGMSLELARKKQIDQAIIKFYDKYFGLSMRIKVQVGESNQEALQQFQEKKMQEEREVIQQMMESMESEMPPLDEEEGDVRLQFGYDIKEPAVPMQDIQDEEKKVTLQGTIFGLDSKELRNGSTLFTYYLTDFSDSLQMKMFAKTKEDLKILSLLANGKWVKVRGRVEYDRFMQIPELVMIPSDLVEVQAPPTRKDKAEEKRVEFHLHTKMSAMDAVASIDQYVKTAAKWGHKAIAVTDHGGVQCYPDAAKAAKKNGIKMIYGVEANVVNDAVEVVMQAQPLNLKTATYVVFDIETTGLSVTQNKIIEIAAVKMHDGKEIDRYATFVNPHERIPYNIQQLTNINDEMVKDAPDVEPVMKEFVAFAGDAVLVAHNARFDVGFIQATLRNMGLPEMTNPVLDTLELARLLFPTMKNHRLNTLTTKYKVALESHHRAIDDTVALTEVLNGLLNDAEQIKGLKMLDRLNDYVGKDLSTVRPFHCCIYALNPIGKKNLYKLVSMSHTEYFKRVPCIPKSKLSEMRDGLLIISGCEKGEFFEAVLNKSEEEAEEIAQFYDVLEIQPLTMYMHLVEKQLVSGPDALKTAIRKVCEIGRRLDKPVIATGNVHYLETRDKLYRDITIHGITGFSPLKDIRKPDAHLRTTDEMLAEFEFLGEEKAYEVVVKNTSELADRFEELELFPDKLFTPLLDGADEEIRNTCYETAKSIYGEELPEVVVARLEKELEPIIKYGFSANYLISERLVKKSNKDGYLVGSRGSVGSSVVATFLGISEVNPLPAHYICGNPECRHSEWILDGSVPSGFDLPDKNCPNCGGKLKGEGQDIPFETFLGFKGDKVPDIDLNFSGEYQPVAHNYTKVLFGEKSVFRAGTIGTVAEKTAFGFAKKYEEAHHKKWRGAELNRLASGCTGVKRSTGQHPGGIVVVPDYIEVEDITPVQYPADDTSSEWKTTHFDYHAFDANLLKLDILGHDDPTMMRMLQDLTGVDPTTIPMNDPKVMSMFNSTEALGVTPQQIRTPVATYGVPEMGTKFVRQMLVESQPSSFADLLQISGLSHGTGVWLGNAQELIKNNTCNIKTVIGCRDDIMLFLIYKAGMDAGLAFKITESVRKGKGLSAEWIEEMKKCKVPQWYIDSCLKIQYMFPKAHAAAYVISAVRTAYFKLYHPIEYYATYFSVRAADFDIELCCQGYDAIARKIVEIEQLGFQAPPKEKGMLPILEMALEMTARGFSFKSIDLYRSEATRFKVDGDSLIPPFGALQGIGDNAARNIAASREHGEFLSVEDFQQKSKASKTIVEMLSQMGCFRGLPESNQLSLF, encoded by the coding sequence ATGGGCGGAGCTGAAGAAAAGAGAAAGCGGCTGGAACTGCTAATGAAGCAAGTTGGGATGCCGGCGGGAGTGGTTGAACCTTATTTTTTGGACGGTTGGATTGACCAAGTGGAGATTAGCCGAACCAATAAGGATTGGAACATCACCATTGCCAAGGAGACATTGGTCCCCGCTCAGGTGTATCGTACGTTCTGTATTCAAGTACAGGAAAAAATGAGTCACATCGCAAAAATTACGTTCCGTTTTCAGTACAGTGAGCAGATTCAGCCTGGTGATATCATCAGTGAATACTGGAAACTTTTTCTAGAGTGGGTACATCGTGAGATTCCATCGGTTAACGGTTGGATGAATCGGGCTGTGCATGAGTGGGACGACGGTCTATTATTGCTAACGATGAGCGACGGTATGTCGTTGGAACTGGCGCGTAAAAAGCAGATAGATCAAGCTATCATCAAATTTTACGATAAATATTTCGGGCTTTCTATGCGCATTAAAGTCCAGGTGGGTGAAAGTAACCAGGAGGCGTTACAGCAATTCCAAGAGAAAAAAATGCAGGAAGAACGCGAAGTCATTCAGCAGATGATGGAAAGTATGGAATCCGAAATGCCGCCTTTGGATGAAGAAGAAGGAGACGTACGGCTTCAATTCGGTTATGACATCAAAGAACCGGCTGTTCCGATGCAAGATATTCAGGACGAAGAGAAGAAAGTCACTTTACAAGGAACAATCTTCGGTTTGGATAGTAAAGAATTGCGCAATGGCAGCACGTTGTTTACGTATTATTTGACCGACTTTAGTGATTCCCTGCAAATGAAAATGTTTGCTAAAACTAAAGAAGATCTGAAGATCCTCAGCTTGTTGGCTAACGGGAAATGGGTCAAAGTACGGGGTCGAGTTGAATATGATCGTTTTATGCAAATTCCCGAGCTGGTTATGATTCCCTCTGATCTAGTTGAAGTACAGGCTCCACCCACACGTAAGGATAAAGCAGAGGAAAAACGAGTCGAGTTCCATCTCCATACAAAGATGAGCGCAATGGATGCTGTTGCCTCGATTGATCAATACGTTAAAACAGCCGCCAAATGGGGGCACAAGGCGATTGCAGTCACCGACCATGGCGGAGTGCAGTGCTACCCTGATGCTGCTAAGGCTGCAAAGAAAAACGGCATTAAAATGATCTACGGTGTTGAGGCCAATGTGGTTAATGATGCCGTTGAGGTTGTAATGCAGGCACAGCCATTAAATTTGAAAACAGCGACTTATGTCGTTTTTGATATTGAAACCACCGGTTTATCGGTTACACAGAATAAAATCATTGAGATTGCAGCTGTGAAAATGCATGATGGCAAAGAAATTGATCGTTATGCTACCTTTGTCAATCCGCATGAGCGCATTCCATATAATATACAGCAACTGACCAACATTAACGATGAAATGGTCAAGGACGCGCCGGATGTAGAACCTGTTATGAAGGAGTTTGTAGCTTTTGCTGGCGATGCTGTATTGGTTGCCCATAATGCGCGTTTTGATGTCGGTTTTATCCAGGCCACCCTTCGAAATATGGGTTTGCCTGAAATGACCAATCCGGTACTGGATACGCTCGAACTGGCTCGTTTACTGTTTCCAACAATGAAAAACCATCGTCTGAATACGCTGACGACCAAATATAAAGTGGCGCTCGAAAGCCATCACCGAGCCATTGACGATACAGTCGCACTGACTGAAGTGCTGAATGGCTTGCTGAATGATGCGGAACAAATTAAGGGTTTAAAAATGCTCGATCGTCTGAATGATTATGTGGGTAAGGACTTATCGACCGTTCGTCCGTTTCACTGTTGTATTTATGCCCTCAATCCGATTGGTAAAAAAAATCTGTACAAGCTGGTTTCGATGTCTCATACCGAATATTTCAAGCGTGTGCCTTGCATTCCTAAATCAAAATTGTCAGAAATGAGAGACGGACTGCTTATTATTTCTGGCTGCGAAAAAGGAGAGTTCTTCGAGGCTGTGTTGAACAAGTCCGAGGAAGAAGCCGAGGAAATAGCACAGTTTTATGATGTGTTGGAGATTCAACCTTTGACGATGTATATGCATTTAGTAGAAAAACAACTGGTAAGCGGGCCTGATGCTCTGAAAACGGCAATACGCAAAGTATGCGAAATTGGGCGGCGACTTGATAAGCCCGTAATTGCCACAGGCAATGTTCACTATTTGGAAACGCGCGATAAGTTGTACCGTGATATTACGATACATGGCATTACGGGATTTAGTCCGCTAAAAGATATTCGTAAGCCTGATGCGCATTTACGCACCACAGACGAAATGCTGGCAGAATTCGAGTTTTTGGGCGAGGAGAAAGCCTATGAAGTCGTTGTGAAGAATACCAGTGAGTTGGCGGATCGATTTGAGGAGCTGGAGTTGTTCCCTGACAAGCTGTTTACACCTTTGCTGGATGGGGCGGACGAGGAAATCCGTAACACTTGCTATGAGACGGCTAAATCTATCTATGGTGAGGAATTGCCCGAGGTGGTTGTAGCTCGCCTTGAAAAAGAACTGGAGCCGATTATTAAATACGGTTTCTCTGCCAACTATCTTATTTCCGAGCGCTTGGTTAAAAAGTCTAATAAGGATGGATATCTGGTAGGTTCACGGGGGTCTGTTGGATCTTCTGTGGTCGCTACCTTCCTCGGTATTTCCGAGGTTAATCCACTGCCTGCACATTATATTTGCGGTAATCCTGAATGCAGACATAGCGAATGGATTTTGGACGGTAGTGTGCCGAGTGGATTTGATTTGCCGGACAAAAATTGTCCGAATTGCGGCGGCAAACTGAAGGGTGAGGGACAGGATATTCCGTTTGAAACGTTTCTTGGGTTTAAGGGAGATAAAGTTCCCGATATTGACTTGAACTTCTCTGGCGAATATCAGCCTGTCGCACATAACTATACGAAAGTACTGTTTGGTGAGAAAAGTGTATTCCGTGCTGGAACCATCGGTACCGTTGCCGAGAAGACAGCCTTTGGCTTTGCCAAGAAATATGAAGAGGCGCATCATAAAAAATGGCGTGGGGCTGAACTGAATAGGCTGGCTTCGGGCTGTACAGGGGTCAAACGCAGTACCGGGCAACATCCAGGCGGAATTGTCGTTGTTCCCGATTATATTGAGGTCGAGGATATTACGCCGGTACAGTACCCCGCCGATGATACAAGCTCGGAATGGAAAACAACGCATTTTGATTATCACGCTTTTGATGCGAATTTACTCAAACTCGATATTCTGGGTCATGATGATCCGACCATGATGAGGATGCTTCAGGATTTGACTGGTGTCGATCCTACGACCATTCCAATGAATGATCCTAAGGTTATGAGCATGTTCAACTCCACGGAGGCGCTCGGTGTTACACCCCAGCAAATCCGCACGCCTGTAGCAACCTATGGTGTACCAGAGATGGGGACGAAGTTTGTGCGCCAAATGTTAGTAGAGTCGCAGCCAAGTTCTTTTGCCGATTTACTGCAAATATCCGGACTGTCTCACGGCACGGGCGTATGGCTAGGGAACGCACAGGAACTGATTAAGAATAATACTTGCAACATCAAGACTGTAATTGGTTGTCGTGATGACATCATGCTGTTTTTGATTTACAAGGCAGGCATGGACGCAGGTCTGGCCTTTAAAATTACGGAGAGCGTACGTAAAGGTAAGGGGCTTAGTGCTGAATGGATTGAGGAAATGAAAAAATGCAAGGTGCCACAGTGGTACATTGATTCCTGTCTGAAAATTCAGTACATGTTTCCGAAGGCGCATGCTGCAGCGTATGTTATTTCAGCAGTGCGCACAGCGTACTTTAAGCTGTATCATCCGATTGAATATTATGCGACTTACTTTTCAGTACGTGCAGCCGATTTTGATATTGAGCTGTGCTGTCAGGGATATGATGCAATCGCGCGGAAGATTGTCGAAATCGAGCAACTCGGTTTTCAGGCACCTCCCAAAGAAAAAGGGATGCTTCCGATCCTGGAAATGGCTCTGGAAATGACGGCTCGCGGGTTTAGTTTTAAATCCATTGATTTGTACCGTTCCGAAGCTACACGCTTCAAGGTGGATGGAGATTCACTCATTCCGCCATTCGGAGCTCTTCAGGGAATTGGAGACAACGCGGCACGTAACATCGCAGCCTCCCGTGAACATGGTGAATTTTTGTCTGTCGAGGATTTTCAACAAAAATCGAAGGCTAGTAAAACCATTGTCGAAATGCTGTCTCAGATGGGTTGCTTTCGAGGTCTTCCAGAGAGTAATCAGCTGTCTCTGTTTTAA